A single window of Pogona vitticeps strain Pit_001003342236 chromosome 11, PviZW2.1, whole genome shotgun sequence DNA harbors:
- the LOC144583032 gene encoding E3 ubiquitin-protein ligase TRIM15-like, producing MLPCVSRCREESLNTPECAPPALKEKMWELALGNLSIQNTLKRCRDALPLKIKTERENITLDPFTAHSRLIVSASRKMVTYDSSSCTPVCSPLGFDTTPCVLGCEGFSSGRHCWEVELTSEGEGWALGVAKESVQRTGEVIVGFDQGIWVLQPEDSALLQHKAGTFKIRVYLDYEGGCLEFFHSPSRELIATMPYITFLGEKIFPFFRLATSNCQIKVCF from the exons ATGTTGCCTTGTGTCTCCAGGTGCAGGGAAGAATCGCTGAACACCCCGGAATGTGCTCCTCCTGCCTTGAAGGAGAAAATGTGGGAGCTGGCTCTTGGGAATCTGTCCATTCAAAACACCCTGAAAAGATGCCGAG atGCCTTGCCACTGAAGATAAAGACAGAAAGAG AGAACATAACCCTGGACCCCTTCACGGCCCATTCCCGGCTGATCGTGTCTGCAAGCAGAAAGATGGTGACGTACGATTCCTCATCTTGCACCCCGGTTTGCAGTCCTCTAGGTTTCGACACCACCCCTTGTGTGCTCGGGTGTGAGGGGTTTTCCTCGGGGAGGCATTGCTGGGAAGTCGAGCTGACCTCAGAGGGAGAAGGCTGGGCTCTGGGGGTTGCGAAGGAATCTGTGCAGAGGACGGGAGAAGTGATAGTTGGCTTTGACCAGGGAATCTGGGTGCTTCAGCCCGAGGACTCCGCTCTGCTCCAGCACAAAGCAGGCACCTTCAAGATCCGCGTTTATCTGGACTACGAGGGAGGGTGCCTGGAATTCTTCCATTCCCCTTCCAGGGAGCTGATTGCAACGATGCCCTATATTACTTTCCTCGGAGaaaaaatcttccccttcttcaGGCTGGCGACTTCGAACTGTCAGATAAAAGTTTGCTTTTGA
- the LOC110080134 gene encoding zinc finger protein RFP: MDHLQCKQIFVEVTLRPNRQLGNIAWIIKQIQQQGGVPASRRNRCEVHQEPTKLFCKDDYVLLCSKCEKSRVHCNHIVASVEDAAEEYKYEIKVFIDVLKLLRENIRESFSDMREEKRNLVKLVDNLAQTISVDYKELYDVVRVVQMEQMILAKAIEREIESEFSNLLRKHSSMKKYIHELEKKCDQPACQFLQGIKEIMNK; the protein is encoded by the exons ATGGACCATCTGCAG TGCAAGCAGATCTTCGTGGAAGTAACCCTTAGGCCCAACAGGCAGTTGGGGAATATCGCGTGGATCATTAAGCAGATCCAGCAACAAGGTGGGGTGCCCGCAAGCCGCCGGAACCGGTGTGAGGTTCACCAGGAGCCCACCAAGCTTTTCTGCAAAGATGACTACGTTCTCTTATGCTCCAAATGTGAGAAGTCTAGAGTGCACTGCAACCACATTGTCGCTTCGGTAGAAGATGCTGCTGAAGAATACAAG tATGAAATCAAAGTGTTCATAGATGTTCTGAAGCTACTCCGAGAGAACATACGTGAAAGTTTTTCTGATATGCGGGAAGAAAAGCGCAACCTTGTG AAACTTGTAGATAACTTGGCCCAGACAATCAGCGTGGACTACAAGGAACTATATGACGTGGTGAGGGTGGTGCAAATGGAGCAAATGATTCTGGCCAAGGCGATTGAGAGGGAGATCGAAAGCGAATTTTCCAACCTCCTTAGGAAGCACAGCAGTATGAAAAAGTACATCCACGAGCTGGAGAAAAAGTGTGATCAGCCAGCTTGTCAATTTCTTCAG ggcATCAAAGAGATTATGAACAAGTAA